One stretch of Gordonia westfalica DNA includes these proteins:
- a CDS encoding phage capsid protein, translating into MAITHFIPELWAANITQAWDAEKVFAALLDRQYEGVATKGNTVHIPGVVAPAIKDYKANNRTTSADAITDTGVDLLIDQEKNFDFKVDDIDAAQSAGSLAPYTDAAGKALVDDADKFIATMLAAGATNLSGSAPDTGNKAFDLVKAARVALNKKNAPASGRVLVCNADFEGLLLGADSKLTSFDVSGDNNGLRNGTIGSLLGFRVLSSNNLPNNSTPGFVAFHPEAAAYVSQLDKVEALRADNSFADRLRGLHVYGGKVVRPDGVVKFGMTSGS; encoded by the coding sequence ATGGCCATCACCCATTTCATTCCCGAACTGTGGGCGGCGAACATCACCCAGGCGTGGGACGCCGAGAAGGTGTTCGCCGCTCTGCTCGACCGCCAGTACGAAGGCGTCGCGACAAAGGGCAACACCGTCCACATCCCCGGTGTCGTCGCACCCGCGATCAAGGACTACAAGGCCAACAACCGCACCACGTCGGCTGACGCCATCACCGACACCGGCGTCGACCTCCTGATCGACCAGGAGAAGAACTTCGACTTCAAGGTCGACGACATCGACGCCGCCCAGTCTGCGGGCAGCCTGGCCCCGTACACCGACGCCGCCGGAAAGGCGCTCGTCGATGACGCGGACAAGTTCATCGCCACCATGCTCGCCGCCGGAGCCACCAACCTGTCGGGCTCCGCTCCGGACACCGGGAACAAGGCATTCGACCTCGTCAAGGCTGCTCGTGTGGCCCTGAACAAGAAGAACGCCCCCGCCTCCGGCCGAGTTCTCGTGTGCAACGCCGACTTCGAAGGTCTGCTCCTCGGCGCGGATTCGAAGCTCACCAGCTTCGATGTGTCCGGCGACAACAACGGCCTCCGCAACGGCACCATCGGCTCCCTCCTCGGGTTCCGTGTGCTGTCGTCGAACAACCTGCCCAACAACTCCACCCCCGGCTTCGTGGCGTTCCACCCGGAGGCCGCGGCCTACGTGTCGCAGCTCGATAAGGTGGAGGCCCTGCGCGCCGACAACAGCTTCGCCGACCGGCTGCGCGGCCTGCACGTGTACGGCGGCAAGGTTGTCCGTCCGGACGGCGTCGTCAAGTTCGGAATGACTTCGGGTAGCTGA